Within Methanocorpusculum vombati, the genomic segment AACAAGGTAGTATTCTGCGAAATTGTCACATCTCCGGCGGATCTCAAAGATCTTGAAGCAGAGATTATTTACAAAAAGCACCTGTTCGGCTATATGTTCGGACAGGAACATGTGGGATTCATTCTGTTCTCGTCGGTGGACATTTCCAATACACAGGTGGTGCGGCGGCTGGTTGCCGACCCGGACAATGCATATGTGGGGACAAAACCCTGCGAAGTCATGAAAGCAGTACTCAAACCGCTGCGGCTGACGACACTGCCGACCCAGCCGGTGAAAAATCCGAAACTGGTGGCATGCGAGTCGTTACGGACGCAGGGATTCGATTACAGAAAACTGCACGATGAAGCGCTTTCCCGGCTGTATTTTGCTATCGATCACCACTTCTCAGCAGAACAGTACTTTGCCGACCCGTGTGTATCACCGCTGGTGAAAAAAGTGATCTGCGGCGGCCTGTACCCGTCGGCATTAAAGGGCCTGATCACGGAGTACGGTCTGCGGGTGAAGTCCGATGTGCTGGACTACACCAAGCTTTCACAGAATTATTCAAAGGTTGTGCTGGCGGTGGACTTTCCCGAGATGTCACCGGTGATTTACCTCAAACCGCGTAAACAGCGGACGTACTTCAAGATGGTGCCGCTGAAAGCCGGAGGATTTAAGTATGAACGACCGACGCCGTCGCGGGTCGGATTCTATCTGTGGCTGGAATCGACAAAACCGACACTGGGAATTGAACGGACACGCGATGTGCTGAAATTTTGTGAAAACACAAAATAGATCCCCAATCTCCACATCTAAATACTCATCCGGCAAACAGAAATTCATGACCGAAGAACCCGAGACCAACGCAATCCGGCAGGAACTCAGGCGGCTCGAAGAAAGGATCCTCACGCTTGAAAAAGAGAACACAGAACTGCGCAGCCGCGTCTCCTCACTCGAACTCCAGACCGGACAACTCACTGACCGCCTGCTGCGTATCGGCGGCAACTGCTCTTCGTGCGGAATCTGAACGGCAGGGCTATGGTCACAAGACCGGATTGTCTTCTTCGCCGAAAACAAACACTTCCTCGATGGGGAGAGCGAAGACAACCGCAATTTTATGCGCCAACAGGACTGAAGGGTTGTACTGCCCCTTTTCCAGAGAGATAATCGTCCGGGAGGATACGGAGACTGCATCAGCAAGTTCCTGCTGAGTCATACCGCGTACAGCCCGCAACTCCCGGATTCTGTTGTCCATAGCGTATTCACCTAATTATTCGGGCAGGAAAGAAAATAGCCTTACTGTCTTTCCCATTCAGGGGAATTGTTCTGCACTTTGCGTGGATCACAAGCCAAAAATAAATTTTTGACGACACAAGGTTCACACGTTCCGTTCAAAGTAGGTGTGGGCGATCAGATAAACAAGGGCCAGAACAACAAGCAGTCCCATCAGCAGGAGCCGCACCGCAGAGACAACCGCGCCGGAAACATCCCCTGCAAGCAGTGCAAGAATCGGACCGGCATTAAACGCGGCAAACAGCAGCACGATCATGGAGATCTCCTGCACCGCCCAGGAAGCCTTCAGGATAATGAGAAGCTCACGCTCATCCACCTTGGGAAACAGCGGAGTACCGGCAGCATCAGCAGGATCATTCCGGTGTTTCAGAACATATCCTGCCGCAGCAGCACCCGCGACAAGGAACAGAACTGCGGCAGAGGGAAACTCTGCCGGAGCAGAACCCGCGAGCGAAAGGTATAGACTCACCGCACCGCAGACAACAAAACCGATTGCAAGAACCGTATAACGTTCAAGATAATAGATAGACCTCATGGATTAGAACCTCGTGTAGTAGTAATAGACGATCGAAAGAAGCATTATTCCAAGGGAAATGAGGGAAAGATACAGAAACAGTTCGTGTATCGCATGAACTGCGACGGCATCCGTAATACCAAGAAGAATCCGGCAGAGATACTCGGTATAGAACCAGCAGAGAAGCAGAAGAAACAGCACTGCACACAGAGCAGCAGACGCGCCTTTCTCCTGTAC encodes:
- a CDS encoding helix-turn-helix transcriptional regulator, producing MDNRIRELRAVRGMTQQELADAVSVSSRTIISLEKGQYNPSVLLAHKIAVVFALPIEEVFVFGEEDNPVL